In Ectothiorhodospira sp. BSL-9, a single window of DNA contains:
- the parE gene encoding DNA topoisomerase IV subunit B, which translates to MSASSSYTSSDIEVLSGLDPVRKRPGMYTDTSRPNHMAQEVIDNSVDEAIAGHADRMDVILHADGSVSVTDNGRGMPVDLHPKEKRPGVEVILGTLHAGGKFSNKSYRFSGGLHGVGVSVVNALSEKLEVTIRRDGKEHHMSFADGHKVTDLKVVGEVGKRNTGTCLRFWPNAGYFDTPKFSVPRLKHILRAKAVLCPGLAVSFYDEITGERCDWCYEAGLRDYLVESLDGAERVPDEPFMGSMSGETDAVDWAVVWLPEGGEGVAESYVNLIPTAQGGTHVNGLRTGLTDAVREFCEFRNLVPRGVKLAPEDVWENVAYILSFKMLDPQFAGQTKERLSSREAAPFISGVVKDSFSLWLNQHPGAGERIAELAINSAQKRMRAGKKVVRKKVTQGPTLPGKLADCAAQDLGRTELFLVEGDSAGGSAKQARDREFQAIMPLRGKILNAWEVDPDQILASQEIHDISVAIGVNPGAEDLKDLRYGKICILADADSDGLHIATLLCALFVRHFRPLVEQGRVYVAMPPLFRVDVGKEIFYALDEDEKQGILQRIAAEKKKGKVAVTRFKGLGEMNPLQLRETTMAPDTRRLVQLTLDAGDDTMGLLDMLLAKKRASDRRGWLESKGHLAEVD; encoded by the coding sequence ATGAGCGCCTCATCTTCCTATACTTCATCCGATATCGAAGTCCTCTCCGGACTGGACCCGGTGCGCAAGCGCCCCGGGATGTATACCGATACCTCCCGGCCCAACCACATGGCCCAGGAGGTGATCGACAACTCCGTGGACGAGGCCATTGCGGGCCACGCCGACCGCATGGACGTGATCCTGCATGCCGACGGTTCCGTATCGGTCACCGATAATGGCCGTGGCATGCCCGTGGATCTGCATCCCAAGGAGAAACGACCCGGGGTGGAGGTGATCCTGGGCACGCTGCATGCTGGCGGCAAGTTTTCCAACAAGAGTTATCGCTTCTCGGGCGGCCTGCACGGTGTGGGCGTCTCGGTGGTGAATGCCCTGTCGGAAAAGCTGGAGGTGACCATCCGGCGTGACGGCAAGGAACACCACATGAGCTTTGCCGATGGCCACAAGGTCACCGACCTCAAGGTGGTGGGCGAGGTGGGCAAGCGCAATACCGGCACCTGTCTGCGCTTCTGGCCCAATGCCGGTTATTTCGATACCCCGAAGTTTTCCGTACCGCGTCTCAAGCACATTCTGCGAGCCAAGGCGGTGTTGTGCCCCGGGCTGGCGGTGTCCTTCTATGATGAGATCACCGGCGAGCGTTGCGACTGGTGCTACGAGGCCGGCCTCAGGGACTATCTGGTGGAATCCCTGGATGGCGCCGAACGGGTGCCTGATGAGCCCTTCATGGGCAGCATGAGTGGCGAGACCGATGCGGTGGACTGGGCCGTGGTATGGCTGCCCGAAGGCGGCGAGGGGGTGGCCGAGAGCTATGTGAACCTGATCCCCACCGCCCAGGGCGGCACTCACGTGAATGGCCTGCGTACCGGCCTGACCGACGCGGTGCGGGAATTCTGCGAATTCCGGAATCTGGTACCCCGGGGTGTGAAACTGGCCCCGGAGGATGTCTGGGAGAACGTGGCCTACATCCTCTCCTTCAAGATGCTCGACCCCCAGTTTGCCGGCCAGACCAAGGAGCGTCTGTCATCCCGCGAGGCGGCCCCGTTCATCTCCGGTGTGGTGAAGGACAGCTTCAGCCTCTGGCTCAACCAGCACCCGGGCGCCGGGGAGCGCATCGCCGAACTGGCCATCAACAGCGCCCAGAAGCGCATGCGGGCCGGCAAGAAGGTGGTTCGCAAGAAGGTCACCCAGGGCCCCACCCTGCCGGGCAAGCTGGCCGACTGCGCTGCCCAGGATCTGGGTCGCACCGAACTGTTTCTGGTGGAAGGGGACTCTGCCGGCGGCTCCGCCAAGCAGGCCCGGGACCGGGAGTTCCAGGCCATCATGCCCCTGCGGGGCAAGATCCTGAATGCCTGGGAGGTGGACCCGGACCAGATCCTGGCCTCCCAGGAGATCCACGACATCAGTGTGGCCATCGGCGTGAACCCAGGGGCCGAGGATCTCAAGGACCTGCGCTATGGCAAGATCTGCATCCTGGCGGATGCGGACTCGGATGGCCTGCATATCGCCACCCTGCTGTGCGCCCTGTTCGTGCGGCATTTCCGGCCCCTGGTGGAGCAGGGGCGGGTGTACGTGGCCATGCCGCCCCTGTTCCGGGTGGATGTGGGCAAGGAGATCTTCTATGCCCTGGATGAGGACGAGAAACAGGGCATCCTGCAGCGCATCGCGGCCGAGAAGAAGAAGGGCAAGGTGGCGGTGACGCGCTTCAAGGGGCTGGGCGAGATGAACCCGCTGCAACTGCGCGAGACCACCATGGCCCCGGACACCCGCCGCCTGGTGCAACTGACCCTGGATGCCGGCGACGATACCATGGGCCTGCTGGA
- a CDS encoding DsbC family protein, which produces MPSYRIVLVMILLMALPGFAHAGSDAPRELRERIEALVPNAQASSIRETPIQGLYEVRFGAQVLYMSGDGQYVLEGDLVELDTRQSLTASARSEGRQEILGGVSEASMVVYPAEGESRHTITVFTDVDCPYCRRLHDEVAELNKDGITVRYLMFPRSGEGTPTYEKMVSIWCSDDRAQAMDRVKAGRSIGENDCETPVREHLRAGQMMGVNGTPAILLETGDMIPGYRPAGEIAQMIEHVSGER; this is translated from the coding sequence ATGCCCAGCTACCGCATTGTCCTTGTCATGATCCTCCTGATGGCCCTGCCGGGGTTCGCCCATGCCGGCTCCGATGCCCCCCGCGAACTGCGCGAGCGTATCGAGGCACTGGTGCCCAATGCCCAGGCCAGCAGCATTCGCGAAACCCCCATCCAGGGCCTGTATGAAGTGCGCTTCGGTGCGCAGGTGCTCTACATGAGCGGCGATGGCCAATACGTGCTGGAGGGGGATCTGGTGGAGCTGGACACCCGCCAGAGCCTTACCGCTTCGGCCCGTTCCGAGGGTCGGCAGGAGATCCTGGGGGGGGTCAGCGAGGCCAGCATGGTGGTATACCCCGCCGAGGGTGAGTCCCGTCACACCATTACCGTGTTCACCGATGTGGACTGCCCCTACTGCCGGCGTTTGCACGACGAGGTGGCCGAGCTCAACAAGGACGGTATTACCGTGCGTTACCTGATGTTCCCTCGCTCCGGTGAAGGCACGCCCACCTACGAGAAGATGGTGTCCATCTGGTGTTCCGATGACCGTGCTCAGGCCATGGATCGGGTCAAGGCCGGTCGCTCCATTGGTGAGAATGACTGCGAGACGCCCGTGCGTGAACACCTGCGGGCGGGTCAGATGATGGGCGTGAACGGCACACCGGCCATCCTGCTGGAAACCGGTGACATGATCCCCGGTTATCGTCCGGCGGGTGAGATTGCCCAGATGATCGAGCATGTGTCCGGCGAACGTTGA
- the trxA gene encoding thioredoxin yields MSTSATIVDITQENFHALVIEGSQQRPVLVDFWADWCQPCQMLMPILAKLAEEYAGGFLLAKVNSDQQQDLALQYGVRSLPTVLVFREGEPVDQFMGVQPESTIRQMLDKHLPGPGSEARGAAREALEAGDADTALAHLALAREANPEEEELKIDQARALVMLGRVDEAEAVMKTVPVHLHQEDAGRRVDAQLRLARARGDLAEIPALEERLDGNPDDPEALHRVGAARILDGEYESGLAMLMQLMKKHRKYGEDAGHKGLLAAFELLGARHPLVNDYRRKMMALMF; encoded by the coding sequence ATGAGCACTTCCGCCACCATCGTCGATATCACCCAGGAGAATTTCCACGCCCTCGTTATCGAAGGTTCGCAGCAGCGCCCGGTGCTGGTGGACTTCTGGGCGGACTGGTGTCAGCCCTGCCAGATGCTCATGCCCATCCTGGCCAAGCTGGCCGAGGAGTACGCCGGTGGTTTCTTGCTGGCCAAGGTGAACAGCGATCAGCAGCAGGACCTGGCCCTTCAGTATGGGGTGCGCAGCCTGCCCACGGTGCTGGTCTTCCGCGAGGGTGAGCCGGTGGATCAGTTCATGGGCGTGCAGCCGGAATCCACCATTCGACAGATGCTGGACAAGCATCTGCCCGGCCCCGGCTCTGAAGCGCGCGGAGCTGCCCGGGAGGCACTGGAAGCAGGCGATGCCGACACGGCCCTGGCTCATCTGGCGCTCGCCCGCGAGGCCAACCCGGAGGAAGAAGAGCTGAAGATCGATCAGGCCCGGGCACTGGTGATGCTGGGTCGCGTGGATGAGGCTGAGGCGGTGATGAAGACGGTGCCCGTGCATCTCCATCAGGAGGATGCGGGCCGCCGCGTGGACGCCCAGCTTCGGCTGGCCCGGGCCCGCGGCGACCTGGCAGAAATCCCCGCACTGGAAGAGCGCCTGGACGGGAATCCGGATGACCCCGAAGCGCTGCACCGAGTGGGCGCTGCCAGGATCCTCGATGGTGAGTATGAGTCAGGGTTGGCCATGCTCATGCAACTCATGAAAAAGCATCGCAAGTATGGCGAGGATGCCGGTCACAAGGGCCTGCTGGCGGCGTTCGAGCTGCTGGGCGCCCGGCATCCGCTGGTCAACGACTATCGCCGCAAGATGATGGCGCTGATGTTCTGA